A stretch of Ciconia boyciana chromosome 18, ASM3463844v1, whole genome shotgun sequence DNA encodes these proteins:
- the PDCL gene encoding phosducin-like protein isoform X2, with translation MTTLDDKLLGEKLQYYYSSSEGEDEDSEKEDKEGESTIPESVGEVELSSDGSAVNTGPKGVINDWRRFKQLETEQRQEQRREMERLIKKLSMTCRSHLDEETDKQKQKELQEKINGKMTLQEYNMIHNDEDDEEFLQRYRKQRMEEMRQQLYSGQQFKQVFEITSGEAFLDTVDKEHKSTLIMIHIYEDDIPGTESLNGCMICLAAEYPTVKFCRVKSSLIGASTRFTNNALPALLIYKAVSSQVSRNSVCKYELAQDVGTYSLRQELRPQIKKFLSIQDCY, from the exons ATGACTACTTTGGATGATAAACTGCTTGGTGAGAAGCTCCAGTATTATTACAGCAGTAGTGAAGGTGAGGATGAAGACAGTGAGAAAGAGGATAAAGAAGGGGAGAGCACCATTCCTGAAAGCGTTGGGGAAGTAGAGCTTAGCAGCGATGGCAGTGCAGTCAACACAG GTCCCAAAGGAGTCATTAATGACTGGCGAAGATTTAAACAACTGGAAACTGAACAGCGGCAGGAGCAGCGCAGAGAAATGGAACGACTCATAAAGAAGTTATCTATGACATGTAGATCTCACTTAGATGAAGAGACTGAtaagcagaagcagaaagagcttcaggaaaaaatcaaTGGAAAG ATGACGTTACAAGAATATAACATGATTCACAATGATGAAGATGATGAGGAATTTTTACAGCGATACAGGAAGCAGCGAATGGAGGAGATGAGACAGCAGTTGTACAGCGGGCAGCAATTTAAACAGGTTTTTGAGATTACCAGTGGAGAAGCATTTTTGGACACAGTTGATAAAGAGCATAAGAGCACACTGATCATGATCCATATTTATGAAGATGATATCCCTGGCACCGAATCCCTGAACGGCTGCATGATCTGTCTGGCTGCTGAGTATCCAACAGTTAAATTTTGCAGAGTAAAGAGTTCGCTCATTGGTGCTAGCACTCGCTTTACTAATAATGCTCTGCCAGCTTTGCTGATCTACAAGGCAG TCTCCTCACAGGTTTCCCGAAACAGCGTATGTAAATACGAATTGGCTCAAGATGTGGGCACCTACTCACTAAGACAAGAGTTGAGACCTCAAATAAAGAAGTTTTTAAGCATTCAAGACTGTTATTAA
- the PDCL gene encoding phosducin-like protein isoform X1, protein MTTLDDKLLGEKLQYYYSSSEGEDEDSEKEDKEGESTIPESVGEVELSSDGSAVNTGPKGVINDWRRFKQLETEQRQEQRREMERLIKKLSMTCRSHLDEETDKQKQKELQEKINGKMTLQEYNMIHNDEDDEEFLQRYRKQRMEEMRQQLYSGQQFKQVFEITSGEAFLDTVDKEHKSTLIMIHIYEDDIPGTESLNGCMICLAAEYPTVKFCRVKSSLIGASTRFTNNALPALLIYKAGELIGNFVRITDQLGEDFFAVDLEAFLQECGLLPEKDLVLLTSIHNPSACYSEDSDLEID, encoded by the exons ATGACTACTTTGGATGATAAACTGCTTGGTGAGAAGCTCCAGTATTATTACAGCAGTAGTGAAGGTGAGGATGAAGACAGTGAGAAAGAGGATAAAGAAGGGGAGAGCACCATTCCTGAAAGCGTTGGGGAAGTAGAGCTTAGCAGCGATGGCAGTGCAGTCAACACAG GTCCCAAAGGAGTCATTAATGACTGGCGAAGATTTAAACAACTGGAAACTGAACAGCGGCAGGAGCAGCGCAGAGAAATGGAACGACTCATAAAGAAGTTATCTATGACATGTAGATCTCACTTAGATGAAGAGACTGAtaagcagaagcagaaagagcttcaggaaaaaatcaaTGGAAAG ATGACGTTACAAGAATATAACATGATTCACAATGATGAAGATGATGAGGAATTTTTACAGCGATACAGGAAGCAGCGAATGGAGGAGATGAGACAGCAGTTGTACAGCGGGCAGCAATTTAAACAGGTTTTTGAGATTACCAGTGGAGAAGCATTTTTGGACACAGTTGATAAAGAGCATAAGAGCACACTGATCATGATCCATATTTATGAAGATGATATCCCTGGCACCGAATCCCTGAACGGCTGCATGATCTGTCTGGCTGCTGAGTATCCAACAGTTAAATTTTGCAGAGTAAAGAGTTCGCTCATTGGTGCTAGCACTCGCTTTACTAATAATGCTCTGCCAGCTTTGCTGATCTACAAGGCAGGTGAGCTCATCGGCAATTTTGTGCGAATCACTGACCAGCTCGGAGAAGACTTTTTTGCTGTAGACCTGGAGGCTTTTCTGCAGGAATGTGGTTTGCTTCCAGAAAAAGACCTAGTGCTCCTGACTTCTATACATAATCCATCTGCATGTTACAGTGAAGACAGTGATCTGGAAATAGACTGA